Proteins encoded within one genomic window of Paraglaciecola psychrophila 170:
- a CDS encoding TRAP transporter large permease — protein MTGIILFAIAFLCLFMGYSVAFTFAGVSVLVGVIVLGPELFAFMPYRIMSIMENTTLMAIPMFVYMGIVLQKTGLAERLLESSAKLFGSIAGGVAVSTIIVGSLLAASTGVVGASVVAMGVISLPVMLKNNYHQPTAAGVICAAGTLGQIIPPSIILIILGDVMGVPVGDLFRAAVIPGMLLIIVYTIYILVLGKIKPEFCPPMVVTEGKRELLIQAAKDIFPPIILIVTVLGSIFTGVATPTESSAIGAVGAVILSIIYGGFSLPKLNEVSKETVKVTSMIFAVLIGATAFSMVFSYSGSEYLVEEIFMELPGEKWTFILIAMLTILILGFFIDFIEIAFLVVPILTPVAIALDIDLIWFAVLISMNLQTSFLTPPFGFSLFYLKGVAPKSMKTTTIYKGVVPFIFMQLAVLILVILFPNHLILT, from the coding sequence ATGACTGGTATTATACTGTTTGCTATCGCATTTTTATGCTTATTTATGGGCTACTCGGTGGCTTTTACTTTTGCTGGAGTATCTGTTTTAGTCGGGGTGATTGTTTTAGGTCCTGAACTCTTTGCTTTTATGCCTTATCGCATTATGAGCATCATGGAAAATACCACACTGATGGCTATCCCGATGTTTGTGTATATGGGCATAGTGCTGCAGAAAACAGGTTTGGCTGAACGTTTGTTGGAATCGTCTGCTAAGTTGTTTGGCAGTATTGCGGGAGGTGTTGCTGTTTCGACTATTATTGTGGGATCACTGTTAGCGGCATCTACCGGTGTAGTAGGAGCAAGTGTGGTGGCAATGGGGGTTATATCATTGCCGGTTATGCTTAAAAACAACTATCACCAACCTACTGCTGCTGGGGTGATTTGCGCAGCCGGTACGTTGGGGCAAATTATACCGCCTTCCATCATTTTGATTATTTTGGGTGATGTAATGGGCGTACCAGTAGGGGATCTGTTTAGAGCGGCAGTGATCCCAGGGATGTTACTGATCATAGTTTATACAATTTACATCTTGGTGTTAGGAAAAATAAAGCCAGAATTTTGCCCCCCTATGGTTGTAACTGAGGGTAAACGTGAGTTGTTGATCCAAGCTGCAAAAGATATTTTCCCACCGATTATCCTTATTGTGACTGTGCTTGGTTCCATTTTTACAGGTGTAGCAACACCGACTGAATCTTCGGCCATTGGTGCTGTGGGTGCGGTTATTTTATCCATTATATATGGCGGTTTTTCGCTACCCAAACTTAATGAAGTTTCCAAAGAGACAGTCAAAGTAACCTCTATGATATTTGCTGTATTAATTGGCGCCACAGCTTTTTCGATGGTGTTTAGTTATTCAGGTAGTGAGTATCTTGTTGAAGAGATATTTATGGAATTACCGGGCGAAAAATGGACTTTCATATTGATTGCTATGTTAACCATTTTAATACTCGGATTTTTTATCGATTTTATTGAAATTGCTTTTCTTGTGGTGCCAATTCTGACGCCTGTGGCGATTGCTCTAGACATTGACCTCATCTGGTTTGCAGTGCTCATATCCATGAATCTACAAACCTCATTTTTAACCCCTCCCTTTGGATTTAGTTTGTTTTACCTCAAAGGCGTGGCACCAAAATCCATGAAAACAACAACTATCTATAAAGGGGTTGTGCCTTTCATATTTATGCAGTTGGCCGTATTGATACTGGTTATTCTGTTTCCAAATCATTTAATTCTAACTTAA
- a CDS encoding TRAP transporter small permease subunit, translating to MHLVLNILRKIIDSVGHLCSLLMLLMVLNVFYDVIMRYFFNDVSIGMQELEWHLFGAMFMFGIGYTFKEDGHVRVDVFYDQMSIRSQAFVNIFGSIVFALPITLLILYFSIDYTYQAYEMGEGSADPGGLPYRWIIRSVIPISSVFLTLSIIYIVLNEVENLLSPERKEAQQ from the coding sequence ATGCATTTAGTCTTAAACATACTTAGAAAGATCATTGATAGTGTAGGTCATCTATGCAGTCTGCTGATGTTGTTAATGGTACTTAACGTTTTCTATGACGTGATTATGCGCTACTTTTTCAATGACGTGAGTATTGGGATGCAAGAGCTTGAATGGCACTTGTTTGGCGCTATGTTTATGTTTGGGATTGGTTATACATTTAAAGAAGACGGCCACGTAAGAGTAGACGTTTTTTACGATCAAATGTCGATACGCTCCCAGGCATTCGTCAACATTTTTGGATCCATTGTTTTTGCGTTACCGATTACTTTATTAATACTTTATTTCAGCATTGACTATACCTACCAAGCCTATGAAATGGGTGAAGGTAGTGCCGACCCTGGTGGTCTTCCATATCGTTGGATTATCCGCTCAGTTATCCCTATTTCTTCAGTGTTTTTAACGCTTAGCATCATATATATCGTGTTAAATGAAGTCGAAAATCTGCTGTCCCCTGAACGTAAGGAGGCACAGCAATGA